The nucleotide sequence CAACGACCGGGTCCCGTATAGCGGTACTGCAACTCATTATTCTCGGCGGCGCCGACAATCTGGATCATTCCCGCCTTTTCGAGCCTGGACAGGTTCCTGTAAATGGTGCTCAGCGAAACTTCGGACAGGCTCTGGGCCAATTCGGAGGCCTTGAAAATCCGGTCGGGATTTTCGGCCATGTAGTCCATGATCATCTGTCGGGTCTGAGTTTTGTATTCCATTTCCAAAAACGCCTAATTTGCGAACGATTCGCAAATATAGTAAAATTGCGAATGGTTTGCAATTTGTAGGTTGGCAAGACCCCAAATCCCTTTTTTTGGGGATTTTGCCCCATTTAGGCCATTTTGTGACCATTGTCACAACCGATTTGGATAAAACGTCCACGGCATTTTTGCCGTTGGTATATGTTTCTTTACCTGCAAAGTCTATTTTATTATTGTAAATATACGGGTAAATAATTATGGTTACGTTTTCTGACATATCGGATTACCGCGACTTCTTGAAGGAGTACTACGACCGTAGAAAGGCCGAAATGCCGTTCTACTCGTACCGTATGATGGGGGACAAGCTGGGGCTGGATTCCAGCTACCTTTATCGCGTGTTGCAGAAAAAGCAGCACCTTCCGGCTCATGCACTCCCGGCCGCGAAAGAAATCCTGGATCTGTCCGGCCGTGAGGCCGAGTACTTTGACCTGCTCTTCTCCGCAGCAGTAACCAAGGACAAGAGCAAACGCGAAGAATTGATGGCGAAAGCCCTCGATCTTCGGGATGTGGACCGCCACAGCCTGCAGGCAGCCGAACTCAAGCTGCTCCAGAACTGGTGGATTCCGGCCGTGCGCGCCTACCTCGAACTGAACGGTGGCGTGGTTAACGTAAAGCAGATTTCTAGAGACCTGTGCCCCCCGATTACCGAGGCCCAGGCTCAGGAAGCTATCGATACTTTGCTAGAGGTTGGTTTGGTAAAGAAGATGGCTTCTGGTAAATTGGCGGTTACAGACGCCCATTTGACGGCTGGTGGCCCCGAAAAGAAACTTGCCGTGCGCCATTTCCAGAAAGAAGTCCTCTCTTTGGCTAGCGATGCGCTCGACAACATTCCTGTTGACGAAAGAAATATTTCTACTCTTACATTGTCCGTGGACCAGTCCTGCTTCGATGACTTGGGTGATATGCTTAGGGAATTTAGGCGCTTGGTCCAAAAGAGGGTGGACAGTGCCAAGAACCCCGATCGAGTAATGCAGCTTTCGATGGCTTTTTATCCGATTGCGCGTAAGGGCGGTGTCCGTACCGTTGATTCTGTGGAGGGCGACAAAAGGGAGTCCAAATGAAGAAATGGGTGTGGCATATAGGTTTTGCAGCAGCAGTGGGAGCGCTCATTGCGGCTTGCACTAGCGGCGAGACGAACGGCGCGGGTACTTCGCTTGAAACGGAGAACTCCATTGCTGTCGTGCTTGCAGTGCAGAAGAGCGATGGCTCTCCTGCGGCCCGTACCAAGGTTTTTGTGCGTCCCTCTGAATTCTTGGCTGGCGCAAACAATATGGCTTATAGTGAAGATCTCGACGGACTGGAATCGCCGGTTGTCGAATCTGATTCTTCTATTGGCGTCTTGAATATGGAAACGGACGACCAGGGCCAGTTGAACCTCCCGAGACTTAAACCTGGTTCTTATACGATTGAAGCCCGTCGCGAATCTGCCAAGGCTCTTGCCCGCGTGGTGGTGACTGACAGTTCCTGCGATTCTCTTTCTATCAAGGTGGAAAACGCTGGCTCCATTACTGGTCAGGTCTACTTGCCTGATAACGAATCCTCCGTGACGGTGGGCATCAAGGGCCTCGATTACTTTGTTGAAACTGACACTGCCGGTAACTTTGAATTCGCTAGCGTTCCGAAGGGTGTCTTGAATGTGGTGGGCTTTGTGTTCCGCACTTACAAGACTCTCGATATGAACGGCGAATCTTCTACCATCAGCAACTTCATGGCTGTGGGTAGCCGCAATACCAAGGTGGAATCTGACAAGACTTCCGAGAACGTGGTTATCGGCCAGAAGATTGTGATCGTGCAGCCGGATACGACATCTGAGGAAGATACTACAAGCAAGTATCCGGTGTTCGAATTCGAAGACTTCGAAGATAGCACCTATGGCTGGTACACCTCGGTGTCTAGGTATGCCTCTGCTGAACTTGATGCCGAAGGCGATGTCAATGGTCGCAAGGGTCTGTCCGCACACTTTGTATACCAGAATGATTCTAACTACAACTGGGCGTTGATGGGTCACGATCTGAATGGCGTGAAGGACTTCAGTGAACTTGATTCTGTGGTGTTCTGGGCCCGTGCAGGAATTGGCGATTCTACTCAGTGGATTAGCCTCTCCTTCGATGTGCTCCTGGATTCTATTGCCCTCGATAGCACTGGCTACGAAAACGGTAAGTCTTGGGTGCACTTGACTCTTGATACCGCATGGACCCGTTATGTGGTGACGCCGAAGAGCTTGCTCAAGTCGGATTCTACCAAGAACGGTGGCAATATCGGTTGGGACAACGTCAAGGATCATGTGACGAACTTGAACTTCTTTGGCGGTGGTGTCACGACGGGTACGCCTTACGAAATGTGGCTTGACGACATCACGATTTACGGCGTCAAGGGACTGCAGGAATAGTTTTCATCTAAAAATGTTGCACTAGGTGCAATGACGAGCATTATGGCGGGCTTCGGTCCGCCATTTCTGTTTTATGCTTATGGACAATGTGTCAATGGAAATAGGCTTTTGGAGCGTTTTTTTTGTGCTTTTTTAGGGTAATTTTTGAATTAAGAAGGTTTGGTTGTGTTTTTGCCTTCGAAGGAGTCCTCATGGATTACAGAAAAGTATGGGAATTGAAAAGCCTGAAAAAGGCTGCGTGCTTAGTTGCCGGACTTGCCGCGTTTGGCTTGGCCGACAACCCGATTTCAAGTTATCACTACCTGGCTGACCCGGGCGCTGCCGCCGATGACACCTATTTCTACGTCATCACCGACTCCGACGACCCGGCGGCATACAACGCAAACGGCTACAACATCAAGGCCCTCTACGGTTTCCGCACCAAGGACATGAAAAACTGGACCGACTTCGGTATCATTTACGATGCCCGCAAGGTTGACGGTATCGGCGATATCTGGGCATCCGGCATTGCGGTGAACCCCAACGATCACAGGCTTTACATCGTGTTCCCCGATGGCGGTGGTGGCGGCATTGGCCTCATCGGCGCCGACAGCATTGCCGGCCCCTGGACGAACCCCGTTTCGGGCAACAAGAAGCTCATCAACAACTGGGGTGGCGGTATTTCGGACTGCGACGGCATCGGCTGGTGCTTTGACCCGGCAATCTTCTTTGATGACGACGGTACGGGCTACTTCACGTTCGGTGGCGGTAGCAGCGATAGCCGCCCGGCGAACAACAACAATAACGACATTTTTAACATCTACAAGCTCAACAAGGACATGAAGGGCTTTGACGTGAGTACCAAGACTCACCTGAAGATTGGCGGCCCG is from Fibrobacter sp. UWT2 and encodes:
- a CDS encoding DUF4423 domain-containing protein, with the translated sequence MVTFSDISDYRDFLKEYYDRRKAEMPFYSYRMMGDKLGLDSSYLYRVLQKKQHLPAHALPAAKEILDLSGREAEYFDLLFSAAVTKDKSKREELMAKALDLRDVDRHSLQAAELKLLQNWWIPAVRAYLELNGGVVNVKQISRDLCPPITEAQAQEAIDTLLEVGLVKKMASGKLAVTDAHLTAGGPEKKLAVRHFQKEVLSLASDALDNIPVDERNISTLTLSVDQSCFDDLGDMLREFRRLVQKRVDSAKNPDRVMQLSMAFYPIARKGGVRTVDSVEGDKRESK
- a CDS encoding Fur family transcriptional regulator; this encodes MEYKTQTRQMIMDYMAENPDRIFKASELAQSLSEVSLSTIYRNLSRLEKAGMIQIVGAAENNELQYRYTGPGRCEEKMHLVCKECGKFFHLEGPALKVLQLSVQRSGFELDQQQSVLLGRCAGCSRRRHG